GCTGGTGATGGTTTCAGATGGTCGCTCAATGCAGGAGGATACCTTAAGAAGAAGCATCCTGAATTAAAAATTATAGGAGGTGGACCACAGGTTGATATATTTGGAGAGGAGATTTATAAGGTTGGAGGGTTTTTTGATGCACTATGTTATGGTGAAGGGGAAGAAACAATTATCCATCTTGCTGATTATGTAGCAGGAAAAAAGAGAAGAGAAGATATCCCTAATATCATATTTCGTAAAGAAGAAACATTGATAAAAACACCCAGAAAATTTATAGAAGACCTTGATAATCTTCCTATTGCTGTATATACACCGGATGTCTATATCAATATAAATGAAAAACTAAAAATACTGGTTCTGGATGAAAGCAGGGGATGTCCTAACAGTTGTTTTTTCTGTATACATCCTGTAAAAAGTGGCAGGAGGAGAACAAAAAGTCCTGAAAAGGTGATTTATGAAATTAAGGAATACAGAAAGAGATATGGGGTGTCTACTTTTAAGTATGCTGGTTCAAGTACACCAGGTAGTTTTATAATGGATGTTGCAAAAAAAATTCTTGAAGATAAGATTGAGGTTAAATACACAAGTTTTGGACATTTAAATGAATTTGAGGTGGACTTTTCTATATTAAAAAATTCTGGTTGTGAATCCATATTCTTTGGACTTGAATCAGCGGATGAGAAGATTTTGAAAGAGGGTATGAATAAAGAGATAAATATAGATAAGGCAAAGAAGGTTCTTATAGAATGTAAGAGAGCAGGGATATTTACTGTGGTAAGTGTAATCTACCCAGCACCATTTGAGACAAGAGAAAGCAGAAAGAAAACGATGGAATTTATAAAAGAGGTTAGCCCTGACTCTGTTCTTGTACAATTTGCAGGAGTATATCCACAGACAGTATGGTTTAAATATCCTGAAAGGTTTAACTTTATAATAGAAGATAAGGAAACATACTCTTTAAAAACTATGACATATAAGATAAAAAATTTATTTCCCCCTACATACTGGGAACCATTGCCCTATAGAATAAATGGTATGTCTTTTAAGGACTATGCGAGAGAAACATTTATTTTTCAGAAGGAACTTCAGGAAGAGGGTATTGAAACATCCATATCGGATGAGGCATATCTGATTTATAAAGTCAGTGGGTTCTCCACCCTCAGGGACTTTTTGAATACCAATAGATATTATTTCTATTCAGGAAATAGAAAAAAACTTGAGGAAGAGATAATTTCTGTTAATAGTAGAATCACAAGGAAAGAATAATGGGTAAACGAAGAGTTGTAATAACGGGTATAGGTGTGATTGCTCCGAACGGAATTGGGAAGGATGATTTCTGGTATGCATTAAAGACAGGAAGGTGTGGCATAAAAAATATAAGTTTTTTTGATACAACAGATTTTCCTGTAAAAATTGCTGGAGAAGTGAGGGGTTTTATTCCAGAGGAGTTTGTGGAAAAGAAAAAGGCGAGAAAGATGGCAAGGTTTTCCCAGTTTGCAGTTGCCTGTTCAAAAATGGCTCTGGAGGATGCAAAGATAATTTCTAAAAATTGTTCAGGGCGTAAAATTGGTATAGTTATGGGTGTTGCAAGTACGGATATAAGAACAGTAGAACATCAATGTAAAGGACTTTATTTAAAAGGTAAAGAGAGAGTCCAAGCATTTGCTTCTGCTGTTGGATTACCAAATGCACCAGCAGGTGCAATAGCGGAAGTTTGTGGTATCAATAATTGTAATCTTACTGTTTCTACAGGTTGTGCTGCAGGTCTTGATGCTTTAGGTGTAGCATATCAATTAATAAAAGAAGGGAGTATAAATATTGCTTTATCAGGAGGTTCTGATAGTCCTGTCACTCCTGTTATGCTTGCTTGTTTAGAAGCCGCTGGAATGGTTACAAAAAGTATGGATCCTGTTAAGGCAAGTCGTCCTTTTGATAGATATAGGGATGGAGGAGTCCTTTCTGAAGGGGCAGCAGTTGTTATTATGGAAGAGTTGGAGAGTGCTTTATCAAGAGGTGCTAATATCTATGGAGAAATTGTAGGGTATGGGCAGAGTATAGAAAGTAAGGAGGAGATGATGGGAGCAGGTCTAAAGAGAGCGATAGAAAAATGTTTTTCTGAGGCAGATATCAGTCCTGATAAGGTGAGTTACATTTCTGCTCATGGCCCTTCTGATAGGATTTTAGACCTTTGTGAGACAAACGTGTTAAAAGATGTATTTGGTTCTTACATATACAGGATTCCTGTAAGTTCAATCAAAGGACATATAGGCAATCCTTATTCTGCAGCAGGTGTGATGCAGGTGATATCTGTGTTAATGGGTATGAAGGAGGATGTTGTGGTTCCGACAATAAACTATGAATTTCCAGACCCTGATTGTGACCTTGACTATGTTCCTAACTATCCGAGACAGAATGAGATAAATATTGCTCTGGTTAATTCGCATGGACTAGGGGGTAGTAGTTCATCACTTTTAATAAGGAAAGTTATATGAGTGTTATAACAATAATTTTAATTTTTACTCTATTACTCAATGCTATGATTATGTATCTTGTATATAAGAGCAATCCAAAAAGATTGCCAAATAAAACTTTTGTTTTAGCGTGTGCAAATGTATGGCTATGGATTGCTTGTTTTTTATTTATTGTTAATGCTTCTTCAGTAAAATCTATAGAATCATGGGTGAAAGTTGCTTTTGCTTTGGGTAGTTTTATCCCTTTTACTTTTTTGATTTTTGTTGATTCTATAGTTGGTAATAAGAAATTTAGAAGAAAAGAATATTTAATGGTTATGTTTTTTTCAATAGCCGAATTTTTTCTTTCTTTTTCACCAAATCTTTTTACTGGTTTTAAAAAACCAGCAAGTCCAATGCAAATGATTCCTGAAGCTACATATGGATGGCCATATCTTTTATGGTATTCCTTATTTTTCCTTGCTATAATATTTGACTTTATTATTTTGTCAAGAAGTATGAAAAACGAAAAAGGACTTAAGAAGGCAGAATTGCAGTATATATTATTTGGATGGTTCTTTGCTGCGATTTTTATTGTCTTTTCTATGGTTATTTTCCCTATAATTTTTAAAACATCTTTTTTAGTCCAGTTTACTCCTATATCAGTATTAATAATGAATGGTTTTATTGGTTATGGGATAGCAAGATACAAGATAATGGATGTTTCTGTACTGATGCAAAAAGTCCTTTCTTATTCTTTCCTTATCCTTTCTATCTTCTTGCTTTATAATCTCTCTCTTTTCTCTTTAAGATGGTTTTTACTTCCTCGTCTTCCAGAAGCATCTATTCTGCCTGATACACTTGCACTTCTTCTTATTGTTTTTATCTTTGAACCTGCAAGAAAGAGAATAAGCAATTTTGTCAATTTTAAAATTTTTAACCTTGAATATTCACCAGAGGATATCCTTAGAGGATTGGAAAAGGTTCTTTATACAGTGGGAGATATAAGAATATTTCTTGAAAGGTGTTTGAAGGTAGTTCTTGAAAGCACAGGCATAAAAGAAGGGAAGATATTTTTTATTCCTGTAGAAGGGCACAGTAAAAATTTTGTTATTTCTATATCTTTACAGGGACAAATCACATCTGATATAGATATATATCCTGAAAAAATTGAACAGGTGATGAGGATAAAAGCAATTCCACTTATAAAGGGAGAACTGGAACGGAAAATTCCAGAAGAGACAACTACTGCCATTATAGAAGAGATGAGAGAAATAAATGCAGAGATAGTGCTGCCTCTTTTAAGTGATGATAAACTTTTAGGAATTTTGTGTTTTGGGGAGAAGGTTTCAGGTAAATTTTTTTCTCCTGAGGATGAAGAGGTTTTTTCTCGTCTATCATATTATCTCTCATTAAAAATGCAAAACTTTCTTTTCTATCAAGAGATTGAGAGAGAAAGGATATATCAGGAGACACTTCTTGAAAATCTCCCTATAGGAGTTATAGGGACAGATGCAAGTGGTTATATCAATATCGTAAATAGAGAGGCAGAAAATATTACAGGACTTAATAAAAAAGATATTGAGAGAAGATATTTCAGTGAGGTACTACCAGAAGAGATAAGAAAAATTCTTACTTATTCTATACAGAATAAAAAAGATGTAAGGTATCTACACTTTAAAATGAAGAAAGAAGGCAGGGATATATCTTTAAATGCTAATGCTTCTTTATTCTATGATAAAGATGGAGGACTTTTAGGTGCACAGATAATATTTTCAGATGTCACACACTTGGAAGAATTGGAAGAGGGGATAAAAAGGGCAGAACGACTTGCATCTTTAGGTGTTATGGCAACAGGTATTGCCCACGAGATTAAAAATCCACTTGTCTCTATAAAAACCTTTGCACAACTTCTTCAGGAGAAGTATAATGATAGTGATTTTCGGGAACAATTTTCTTCTCTTGCTATAAAGGAAGTGGACAGGATAAATGCACTGGTAGAAGACATCCTGATGTTTGCAAAACCGAGAGGTATTGTATGGGTAGATGTTGATATAAAGGAGTTAATAAGAGCAACGAAGGTTCTGCTTACTCCACAGTTCCCCGACAAAAAGATTGAGATAAAAGAGGACCTTTGTGATGAACCGGTTGTTATAAAGGGAGATGCTGATAGACTCAAACAGGCATTGCTCAATTTATGTATTAACAGTGCCCAGGCGATAGATAAAGAAGGAACTATAAATATCAAGGTTAGTAAAGGATATGAAATAGTAAGGATAGAAATAAAAGATGATGGTTGTGGAATAAAAGAAGATATATTGAGTAAAATATTTGAACCATTTTTTACAACAAAGACACAAGGGACAGGTCTTGGACTTTCAATTGTAGCGAGGATAATAGATGAACATAACGGAAATATCAAGATAGAAAGTATGGAAGGAAAAGGAACGACAGTATGTATCACTTTACCTGTTAGACAGAAGGAGAATGAAGGGGATGAATTATTTGCTTCTTATAACAGAAAATAAAACAATAGCAGTATCTCTGAAAGCGATATTTAAAGGGGATTATTTTATAGAGGATATTACACCAGAGTATGCATTAAAGGTTATATCAGAAAGAAGACCATGTATTATTCTACTTGATTCTCAGTTTAACAAGGTAAACTCTCTGGAACTCCTTACGGAATTACTTTCCTATGACCCTACACTTACAATAGTGAAACTCGTTCCGTCTTTCGATAAAGTTGCTAAACAATCTCTTGAATTAGGTGCTTTTGAAGTATTAGAAAAGCCATTTGATACCGAGAGGATAAAACACATCATAAAAAGGGCAATGGAAAGAGAAAGGTTTATAGAAGCAAAGGAAAAGGATATAAAAAGAAAAGAAAAACGAGAACAACTGAAAGAAGAGATGTCTTCTGAACCGGAAAGAGAGACATTCTTTCAGTCGTTTCTGGAGATAGTGGCTGAGAATTTCTCGGATATTGACAGGACAGGTTTAGAGGTACTTAAAATAATAAAAAAGAGATTTCAGATTAGCAGAATGCTTATTCTTCTAAAGAAAGGAACATCTTTTGTTCCATCAGTGTCTCTCGGAATGGGAGATGTTTTTACAGGGTTAGAACTCAAACAGAACCATCCATTTATACTCTGGTTTCTCAATAAAAATCGTATTCTCAATTTTGAATCTGAAAACGAGATACCTTTTGAGTGTAAGAGTTTTATGAATACCATTAACTGCCGGTTTGCTTTTCCATTAAAGACATTGAAGGGAGAACTTATAGGTGTCTTTTTTGCTGGAGATAAAGTAACCGGAGATGAAGTAACTTCTAAAGATATAAGCTCTTTAAGTATGATAATGGATTATCTGAGCACGGTTTTTGAAAATGCCTTTTTATATAAAGAGATATGTTTCCGTAAGGAATATCAGGAAGCGATATTTTATAACATTCCCACAGGTATTATTGCTGTTGATAAAAAGGGAAAGATAGTTGTGTTTAACCCATACGCAGAGGAGATTTTCAGGATAAAATTTGAAGAGGTGAAGAACGAACCGATAGAAAAAGTTGGTTCTCAGATAGCGGACTTTATAAGAAGGGCATTGAATACAGGGGAGACGTTTAACAGGGTGGAGATTGAATATATACCTACAAGGGTTATATTAGGATTAAGTATAAACATTCTGAAAGAAGCAGATGGAGGTGTCAACGGAGCGGTTGCCATATTCCAAAATCTTACTGTTATTAAGGAGATGGAAAAGAAGGAGAGAGAAGCAGAGAGAGATAGATACTGGAGTTTGCTCGCTTCACGGTTATCCCATGAACTTAAAAATCCACTTGTTGCAATCAAGACATTCGCTCAGATGTTACCTGCAAAATATGATGATGAGGAATTCAGAATTAAGTTTTCAGAAGTAGTGCAAACTGAGGTCCAAAGGATAAATGAAATAATAGAAAGGATAAATAAGATAGCAGATAAGATGGAACTCAAAACAGTTTCTGTGGATGTTGTAGAACTTTTTAAGAAATGTGTGGATGAGATGAAAAGAAAGGATGGTATAAGATTCAGTTTTTCCGGTGATGAGAAGGTTTTTATTCCGGCAGATGAGGATAAAATAAAAGAAGCAGTGAATTATATTATGGATTTTATATATGATGATACAGGGGGAGATGGGGCTGTATTTATTAACTTTAAGAAAGATGGGGAAAATATAGAGATAGATATAATAGAAAAGGGTGGTAAAATAAATCTACAGAATGGAGATGAAATTTTTCTTCCTTTCAGTCCCTCGGTAAGAAGTAATGTTTCAATAGGCATTATGCTTTCAAGAAAGATATTTGAATCCCATGGTGGATGTTTTAGATGTAACCTGCATCCTGCAGGAAAGAATTTTATAATTACCCTTCCCATTAATATTCCTGCAAGAGAGAGGAATTTGGTTCTATAAGTATAAAGGTGTATAATAATTTTGTGAAAAAACAGGAAGACGAAATGGATAAAAAGAAGGTACTTATAGTTGATGATGAACCAGAAATAGGACATCTCTGTAGGGAGTTTTTAGAAGGAGAAGGATATGCGATTTCTTTCTATCAGGGGATAAGTGAAGCGTTGAGGCAATTAGAAAATGAAAGATTTGATGTTATATTACTTGATATCCAGATGCCAGAGATGGATGGTTTTACAGCCATTGATAAAATAAGGGAAAAAAATATACCTGTGATTATAATCACCGCTTTTGGAACGGTTGAGAATGCAGTAAGAGCATTGAGGTCTGGTGCTTCTGATTTTCTTGTAAAGCCATTTTCTCTTGAAGAACTTTCCTATGCTATTAAGAGAAATATTGAGAAGAATGATGGTGAATTGGAAATTTTTAGGTTGAAGATGATAAAAACGATATTAGAATTAAATCGTATAATTGTTTCTCTAACAGAACTTGATTTACTGCTTGATAAAATCATCAATATTGTTAACAATATATATCAACCCGAACTCGCTGCTATATATATTGCTGGAGAGGAAGGGGAAAACTTTATTTTAAGGAAATATATTCCTGTGAAGAAGAAATTTCCTGAACAACTTTCTATAAGTTATAGATATGACCAAGTTAGAGATATTTTTAGTGAAAAGAAGGTAAGGATTGAGAAAGAAAAAAATTACATGATAACAATTCCTTTTACAGGAACAAAAAAAGAGATAGGATTTATGTATATAGAAATTCCAGCAACAAAAGAGATATCAGAAGAAGAAGTGAAATTTTTAGAGATTTTTGCACTCCAGGTCGGTATAGGTATAGAAAATGCCATCCTGTTTGATATGGTAAGAAATTCTTATATTAATTCTATAAAATCACTGGTTAATTCTCTTGAGGCAAAGGATGCATATACAAAAGGACATTCAGAACAGGTTGCTTACTATTCATTGCTTATAGGAAAGCAGATGGGACTCAGCAACCATAATCTTGAAATATTAAAAAATGCTTCTTATCTACATGACCTTGGGAAATTAGGAATAAAGGACTCTATCCTTCTTAAACCCGGACCACTGAATGAAGAAGAACGTGATATTATAAAACAGCATCCATCAATGACTGTCAAAATTTTAGAGCCACTCGGTCTTAAAAAAGAGGAGATTTCAGCATGTTTTCACCATCATGAAAAAGTTAACGGGAATGGTTATCCTGAGGGGTTGCAGGGAGAAGAAATTCCTTTACTTGCCAGAATTATTGCTGTAGCGGATGCTTATAGTGCTATGGTTTCTGAAAGACCTTACAGGAAGGCAATGACAGAAGAAGAGGCAATTGCTGAATTGAGACGATATGTGGATATTCAGTTTGATAGAGATGTTGTAGAGACCTTCATCAAAATACTTAAAGAGGAGGTGAAGGGAGATGAAAGAGATTGAGATAGGAAGAGTTTCACACTATTTTAACCATATACAGGTTGCAGCAATGAAGGTGGAAAATGGAGAACTTAAAAAAGGCGATAAGGTACATATAAAAGGACACAGTGAGGATTTTTATCAGGAGATTAATTCAATACAGAAAGAACATCAAGATGTTGAAATAGCAAAAGCAGGGGATGATATAGGATTTAAGGTAGCACAGAAGGTTCATGTAGGAGATATTGTGTACAGAGTAGTGGAAGAGTAGTAGATATTTGTAAATTAACAGGTTCTATGATGTAAGATTGAAAAGAGAGTTTATTTGTATATCTTGAAGTTGAATATATTTGTCTTATCAGTTTGAATTTTCTTAACAGAAGGAGAACATATGGTTAAACTTATGCGTTTTTTATCAAGTGATATGGGAATTGACCTCGGAACAGCAAATACATGTGTTTATGTTAGTGGTAAAGGTGTTGTTATAATGGAGCCGTCCATAGTTACGATGAATATTGAAACAAAGGAGGTTGTGGCTGTTGGGAATGAAGCAAAAAGGATGTTAGGGA
Above is a window of bacterium DNA encoding:
- a CDS encoding radical SAM protein — its product is MTGNFLLISVAGLPKILSDFIPDIGLGVLASSLINEGWRVKILDFNQPSLFSEVFTDEISSFLERFSHKVFIEGKSPSLIDIAKLKLIDKRLEKNKEVFSEKLQGYIENFVEKEKIDCVGFKLWAGDGFRWSLNAGGYLKKKHPELKIIGGGPQVDIFGEEIYKVGGFFDALCYGEGEETIIHLADYVAGKKRREDIPNIIFRKEETLIKTPRKFIEDLDNLPIAVYTPDVYININEKLKILVLDESRGCPNSCFFCIHPVKSGRRRTKSPEKVIYEIKEYRKRYGVSTFKYAGSSTPGSFIMDVAKKILEDKIEVKYTSFGHLNEFEVDFSILKNSGCESIFFGLESADEKILKEGMNKEINIDKAKKVLIECKRAGIFTVVSVIYPAPFETRESRKKTMEFIKEVSPDSVLVQFAGVYPQTVWFKYPERFNFIIEDKETYSLKTMTYKIKNLFPPTYWEPLPYRINGMSFKDYARETFIFQKELQEEGIETSISDEAYLIYKVSGFSTLRDFLNTNRYYFYSGNRKKLEEEIISVNSRITRKE
- a CDS encoding beta-ketoacyl-[acyl-carrier-protein] synthase family protein, which codes for MGKRRVVITGIGVIAPNGIGKDDFWYALKTGRCGIKNISFFDTTDFPVKIAGEVRGFIPEEFVEKKKARKMARFSQFAVACSKMALEDAKIISKNCSGRKIGIVMGVASTDIRTVEHQCKGLYLKGKERVQAFASAVGLPNAPAGAIAEVCGINNCNLTVSTGCAAGLDALGVAYQLIKEGSINIALSGGSDSPVTPVMLACLEAAGMVTKSMDPVKASRPFDRYRDGGVLSEGAAVVIMEELESALSRGANIYGEIVGYGQSIESKEEMMGAGLKRAIEKCFSEADISPDKVSYISAHGPSDRILDLCETNVLKDVFGSYIYRIPVSSIKGHIGNPYSAAGVMQVISVLMGMKEDVVVPTINYEFPDPDCDLDYVPNYPRQNEINIALVNSHGLGGSSSSLLIRKVI
- a CDS encoding ATP-binding protein encodes the protein MSVITIILIFTLLLNAMIMYLVYKSNPKRLPNKTFVLACANVWLWIACFLFIVNASSVKSIESWVKVAFALGSFIPFTFLIFVDSIVGNKKFRRKEYLMVMFFSIAEFFLSFSPNLFTGFKKPASPMQMIPEATYGWPYLLWYSLFFLAIIFDFIILSRSMKNEKGLKKAELQYILFGWFFAAIFIVFSMVIFPIIFKTSFLVQFTPISVLIMNGFIGYGIARYKIMDVSVLMQKVLSYSFLILSIFLLYNLSLFSLRWFLLPRLPEASILPDTLALLLIVFIFEPARKRISNFVNFKIFNLEYSPEDILRGLEKVLYTVGDIRIFLERCLKVVLESTGIKEGKIFFIPVEGHSKNFVISISLQGQITSDIDIYPEKIEQVMRIKAIPLIKGELERKIPEETTTAIIEEMREINAEIVLPLLSDDKLLGILCFGEKVSGKFFSPEDEEVFSRLSYYLSLKMQNFLFYQEIERERIYQETLLENLPIGVIGTDASGYINIVNREAENITGLNKKDIERRYFSEVLPEEIRKILTYSIQNKKDVRYLHFKMKKEGRDISLNANASLFYDKDGGLLGAQIIFSDVTHLEELEEGIKRAERLASLGVMATGIAHEIKNPLVSIKTFAQLLQEKYNDSDFREQFSSLAIKEVDRINALVEDILMFAKPRGIVWVDVDIKELIRATKVLLTPQFPDKKIEIKEDLCDEPVVIKGDADRLKQALLNLCINSAQAIDKEGTINIKVSKGYEIVRIEIKDDGCGIKEDILSKIFEPFFTTKTQGTGLGLSIVARIIDEHNGNIKIESMEGKGTTVCITLPVRQKENEGDELFASYNRK
- a CDS encoding PAS domain-containing protein → MNYLLLITENKTIAVSLKAIFKGDYFIEDITPEYALKVISERRPCIILLDSQFNKVNSLELLTELLSYDPTLTIVKLVPSFDKVAKQSLELGAFEVLEKPFDTERIKHIIKRAMERERFIEAKEKDIKRKEKREQLKEEMSSEPERETFFQSFLEIVAENFSDIDRTGLEVLKIIKKRFQISRMLILLKKGTSFVPSVSLGMGDVFTGLELKQNHPFILWFLNKNRILNFESENEIPFECKSFMNTINCRFAFPLKTLKGELIGVFFAGDKVTGDEVTSKDISSLSMIMDYLSTVFENAFLYKEICFRKEYQEAIFYNIPTGIIAVDKKGKIVVFNPYAEEIFRIKFEEVKNEPIEKVGSQIADFIRRALNTGETFNRVEIEYIPTRVILGLSINILKEADGGVNGAVAIFQNLTVIKEMEKKEREAERDRYWSLLASRLSHELKNPLVAIKTFAQMLPAKYDDEEFRIKFSEVVQTEVQRINEIIERINKIADKMELKTVSVDVVELFKKCVDEMKRKDGIRFSFSGDEKVFIPADEDKIKEAVNYIMDFIYDDTGGDGAVFINFKKDGENIEIDIIEKGGKINLQNGDEIFLPFSPSVRSNVSIGIMLSRKIFESHGGCFRCNLHPAGKNFIITLPINIPARERNLVL
- a CDS encoding response regulator, with the translated sequence MDKKKVLIVDDEPEIGHLCREFLEGEGYAISFYQGISEALRQLENERFDVILLDIQMPEMDGFTAIDKIREKNIPVIIITAFGTVENAVRALRSGASDFLVKPFSLEELSYAIKRNIEKNDGELEIFRLKMIKTILELNRIIVSLTELDLLLDKIINIVNNIYQPELAAIYIAGEEGENFILRKYIPVKKKFPEQLSISYRYDQVRDIFSEKKVRIEKEKNYMITIPFTGTKKEIGFMYIEIPATKEISEEEVKFLEIFALQVGIGIENAILFDMVRNSYINSIKSLVNSLEAKDAYTKGHSEQVAYYSLLIGKQMGLSNHNLEILKNASYLHDLGKLGIKDSILLKPGPLNEEERDIIKQHPSMTVKILEPLGLKKEEISACFHHHEKVNGNGYPEGLQGEEIPLLARIIAVADAYSAMVSERPYRKAMTEEEAIAELRRYVDIQFDRDVVETFIKILKEEVKGDERD
- a CDS encoding EF-Tu/IF-2/RF-3 family GTPase, whose translation is MKEIEIGRVSHYFNHIQVAAMKVENGELKKGDKVHIKGHSEDFYQEINSIQKEHQDVEIAKAGDDIGFKVAQKVHVGDIVYRVVEE